A part of Gossypium hirsutum isolate 1008001.06 chromosome A07, Gossypium_hirsutum_v2.1, whole genome shotgun sequence genomic DNA contains:
- the LOC107952414 gene encoding uncharacterized protein — translation MTGIEIARQTRNYMVELDAIEETRFTLQPAENTQQICRRGKITVYFDATFDRLSSRSTTGLLVLNEEGEILESKAVMHSEIVTSFTAESYAGLQAIKLGISMGLNKIEVVGDSKTIIKKCQRSDTDKSVIGAIIRDIQSKKDRFQEIDFHFIPKAENVYAHVIAKEALKRRESFYLMGGIPDSVRQAVESFWPKAPD, via the coding sequence ATGACAGGAATCGAAATAGCAAGACAAACTCGGAACTATATGGTAGAACTGGATGCAATAGAGGAGACAAGATTTACTCTTCAACCAGCTGAAAATACTCAACAGATATGTAGAAGGGGAAAGATCACAGTTTATTTTGACGCAACCTTCGACCGACTATCGTCCAGATCGACTACGGGTTTGCTTGTACTGAACGAGGAGGGGGAGATCCTCGAATCGAAGGCAGTCATGCACTCCGAGATAGTTACTTCGTTCACGGCAGAATCATATGCAGGATTACAGGCAataaaattagggatttctatggggTTAAACAAAATAGAAGTAGTGGGAGATTCGAAAACTATCATTAAGAAATGCCAAAGAAGTGATACAGACAAATCTGTCATTGGAGCAATTATCAGAGACATACAAAGCAAAAAAGATAGATTCCAGGAGATCGACTTTCATTTTATCCCTAAGGCAGAGAATGTCTACGCTCATGTTATAGCAAAGGAGGCCCTTAAGAGAAGAGAAAGCTTTTACTTGATGGGAGGAATTCCAGATTCAGTTCGCCAAGCAGTGGAGAGTTTTTGGCCAAAAGCTCCAGACTAA